The genomic interval GTTTCCTACGTTGTTTGGCACCTGATTTGATCATGTGATGAAGTGAGTTTCCTCATTTGCAGTGTTTATAGAGTTGATCCATGTCTATACCTTCAGTGATGACGATTGGCAGCTCAGACATGAAGCGCTCTGCTGTGATTGTCCTGATGCTCCACGCCTGCTGTGGCTTCTCACAAAGTAAGAACaagattttaaattaaatgattcTCAGAGATTTCAGATAAACATTCAAAAAGTCTACATCTACCTAGAAATAACTTTTACAATTAGATTACAAGTAGAAGTACTGGACCCTTTCTTTTAAACCTAAACTAGtatacaaaagtaaaagtactcCTCTAAGAACTTACAGAATTTCATTACGTTTTTCACTGTATTTTCTAATAATAACCACAAAATCAATGTTCATTTCAATAATCTGTTTATACCTACATCCAGTTATTATTTGATGTCTATTCATTGTTTTTCAGTTTCCCACGAGCTTGTTTACTCCATGGGCTGTTTCGTGAATGGCACAACAGACGCACAGTTTAAATTTGACAACGAGGagatttattttgttgacttccaaAATGAGAAGCTCATATACACTGTGCCCATTTCTATTGATCCTGATCCATATCCAATTTGGGCAAATTTAAAACTGGAGGATTCTCTGGACAATAAGaaattctgtttctttttaacTAATGAGGAGGCAAAGTATGAAGAAAATTCACCAGAAGAAAGAGGTAAAATACCTTTAACCTTAATCTTAAcatatgtaaatataatattataaaatactAATGGTTGACTTATCTTTTGATCTACTTCAGATCCTCCTGAGATCATGCTCTTTCTTTCTCAAGAACTTGAATTAGGATTGGAAAACAAGCTCATCTGCTTTGTGAATCATTTCTACCCTCCGTCTGTCGACGTCCGCTGGACTAAAAACGGTCACCCAGTGTCTGAGGGGGTGTCACTCAGTAGATATTATCTCAATAAGGATCAAACTTTCCACCAGTTCTCAACTCTGACATTCACACCGAGCGAAGGCGACATTTACAGCTGCACCGTGGAGCACTCGGCCCTGGAGACGCCTAAAACAAGGATATGGGGTAAAGATTTAACTTAAGAAATGCACAGGATTGTGTCACTTTGAATAATGGTTCATATTGTTTTCACTTTCCTCCCCAGAACCTGATGTATCAGATAATGACACAAGCCCAGGACCAGACATTTACTGTGGAGTGGGCCTGTGTCTGACATTGTTGATGGtggcagctgcagtgtttttgaTTGTCAAGGCTCAGAATGAATGATTGCATCTATGtcaataattatatatatatatatatatatatatatatatatatatatatatatatatatatatatataataaaactcTCATCGTGTCTAAATGCTGTATTTATCTGAATgaatctaaaaaaataaattaactaATACATAATTGCTTAATGAGTAGTTCATAGTAGAATTATCACTTACTATACAAAAATCATGAATAAgaaaatctttttaaaaactaaagggattgtaatgtttttttaaatgttgtttttaattgttatcTTGAATATAATCTATAGGATCTCAGTACTTCCCCACAGATTGTATGGAAATATGAGAGAAGTATGATGTCACAAAATGTTGATATAACATTTTCAACGAATTTTGAAAAACTTTCCATCCTGACACCATGCCTTTTGCTCGCAGCCTCTTTATCCTCTTCTTGCTGTTGTTGGAGTTAACAGCAGGTGAGTAGAAAAAAACGAACATTTTTTATGTTATTTGTGTAAATACAATAgatgtgtttattaataatcacATCCTTTTCCTCTATGTGGTACAGTGTCCCACTATGTTCAGTCTTGCTAATCTTATTCTCTCTGCGCATGTTCTCCCTAGGacatattatttataattataaagTTATATTTCTatgttgatgacaaacatcTATATCTCCCTATTAGAGTTTCACAGTGTGTAAAATTAGAAGTGCGACTTCTTAAATGTTATCACATCTTAATTTAACTTTAATAAAACAGGTATGCTGTAAGATCTTAAGCCTGCtgcaaaaaaatgtttgatgTGTGGTTTGACAGAACCATAAAGTTTGAGCATCACGTCCCAAAGCGACCGAAGCCCAGTCACATGTGTTGACATTCATGATTTTTTCCAGGAGCGTTCTATGGACATGGCGTGGCCCGCTGCCTCTTCACTTCCACCGACGGCCATGATGCCACGTACCTGGAGCAGTACTACTTTAACAAGGTGTTAATGTAACATGTAATAAAGTTCCACAATGTTCCATCATGAATCTATGTGTTATTGGGCCAGTACAACAGCTCTGTGGGCAAAATGGTTGGCTACACAGAACATTTAAAGTGGCTTATAGATCTGCTCAACGGCAATGAAGAGTTTATGGATCTTCTGGTGTGGAAAACTAAACGTTGTGTAAAAAGTGTCCCACTGGTGATGAATGGCCTTCTGCACCCAGGTGACTATGACACAGCAGAATGTGAAACATAAAAGCTGTAACAAAAAGATATTTAATAGCTCATCTTCAAAAAAAgtgctcacatacagtatttatatgtatacatactgtgtatatatttgtatacgtttaatatttgatatatcttccctctgtttgtttgtgagctGTGTATTTCCTTGTAGTTGAGCCCTACGTCCTATTGAGGTCAGTGAAGGCAGCCACCAGTGAACATCCAGGCGTTCTCATTTGCAGCGTGTACAACTTTTATCCCTCAAACCTtaacacaaaaataaagcaTGCAGGACGTTATTAAGCGGAAATATCCATCAAAGTTTATGATAATTATCATTTCAGAGCCTGGTACTGACCCAGGGATGATTAAAATTGCTTTTACCACAACTGGTCTAGTGTCGGGTTTGGTGCTTTTCATTTTTGCGTTGATTTactacaaacagaaacaaacaggtgAGAGAAACATTTTTCTAGTTGATTTAGCTTCAGTGATGCTGTCTGGTGGACAGGCTTATTTAATTCCTGTTTGTAATGAGGAACCATCGgtgtctgtgctttgtgttgttttactgtagtgCGTGTTTCAGTGCCGACAACTGAGGTAGGCTTCTGTTTGACATCACTGTCATTGTCAAAGCATTTGCAAAATGTCTAGACCACTGTACAGCAtccctctgccagattgttgcgtgtttaCACCTCTCTCCAGCGTTACCTTTCCTTGTTACCGTGATATCTTGATCCCGCGTCTGTTCTTCGTTTTTGACTACCTGCCGTGTCTGCCTGTTGTCGACCCGAGACTGCCTgcaccctgcctgtactgtcgCCCGTGAGCTACCTGTGTATCATCCTCTTGTGAATTGGACCTTGCCGAGAGCCATTAAAGAATTTTTACTCAAACATATCCTGAtgtggagctgtgcatgtgggtccgccacgtTCGAGCCGTTGACAGTTATAGGTTAATCACAACAACCTTACTTTCAGTTACAGTTCTGTGAACCACATATCAGGTTTAGCAGCTATTGGATATGTTTATCATCTCTTCTCTGAGCTTCATCACAGTATAagacctgcagctcagacatgaaacacacactcagatacTCCGCTGTTATAAACCTGCTCATCAACACCTTCGCACAAAGTAAGAATGATATTTACATACTAGTTTTTCTTGTGGTTTCTAGTGTTGGCAGTAATTTTAAGTAACTGTTTAATGtctgtgtagtgtgtgtcaAGGACTACAGTAAGATCACACCTTGTTTactatttgtttttcagttccCCATGAAATCGATTATTTTGTAGGCTGCTTTGTGAATGGCACAACTGAGGTACACTTTGAATTTGATGCTGAGGAGATGTTATATGTAGATTTCTCTACAAATGAATTGATATACACTATCCCAACCTTTATTAATCCTGATCCAAGTCAGATTGTGTCTGGTATGAGTACTTTCAGAGATGCTCTGATTAATGAAGATGTGTGCTTatccaaaacaaaaaaggcagCAATAAAACTAGAGAATCAACAAGAAAAACAAGGTAGGATCACTCCTGTAGTTTTATCTCGGTGGTTGATAAAACACTAATCAAAGGTTTTCTTTATCTTTTGCCTGCTTCAGCCTCCCCTGAGATTACGATCTATCCGTCTGAAGAAGTTCAGACAGAGGTTGAAAACAATCTCATCTGCTTTGTGAATAATTTCTACCCTCCTTCTATTAACATCAGCTGGACTAAAAACGGTCACCCAGTGTCTGAGGGGGTGTCACTCAGTAGATATTATCCCCAAAAGGATCAGACCTTTTACCAGTTCTCATTTCTGACGTTCACACCGAGTGAAGGGGACATTTACAGCTGCACTGTGGAGCACTCAGCCCTGGAGACGCCTAAAACAAAGATCTGGGGTGAAGATTTAACTTTATAAATGCAcagagttttgttgtttttaacaatGGCtcatattgttttcatttgcctCCCCAGAACCTGATGTAGCTGTGAATGATCAAAGTCCAGGACCAAAAGTTGTCTGTGGAGTGGGAATGGTGGTATTCTTTCTGGGATTTGGAGCTGGAGTATTTTTCTTTGTGAAGGCGCAGCGTTGCCAATGGCAGCTCTGGTGCATTGTTGTGTAGATTGTGAAAATAAGTCTCTAATGCAGACAACTGAATTTTTAACTTaattttgattttaaattatCCAAATTCAAATGatgtaaaatatattaaaaatatttgttttcctgtacaggctgttgttgtttgtaatgattaaaacaatataacagaaaatataaatagaaatagtgtttttttgttgttagtAAAACTTTAAATGTAAGCTCACATGAACTGATATGTTTTTATGGCTAACAATTGGTTCTGTATCTTATGAAACTAATAACAATGCAACAGTTTCATTCACATTAAAATTTTATATGTTGATTTTCCAAAGAGATATTTTGACCTGACTGGACACTTTTGGTAGCTCTGTACAAACATTACAGGATTTGTAGAGGCTTTTACCCACTTTTACATGGTTTTAGGTTAGTTAAAACTTATGTAATAAATCTATTTCGTGTAAGTGGGTGATGGTACAGAGTGCATTATGATCTGTGTTTATGATATTTTACATGAATCAACGGGGATGGGCAAAATTAAACAAGCATTTTATAATGCATTAATTAAACAATATTATAAACCTTTTAGTTAACTTATTTAATTCTTTATTTCTGTGTACTTCAACATTGTATATTCACTACAGCAAAAGTAATCTACTTTTTGAGGCACTGCATTACTCAGGGACGTATCTGTATTTTCCAGCTTATAAAACCAACTTACAGTATAGAGAATTTGAAATAGTTTTTTGCTTTTGGGtggaatttaaatattaaaggtAGTTTAATAGCAGATGCATTTCATATTTAACTTGACATATTTTACAGTTGATTCTTCTACATAAAACTAAAGGCTCAATGTACAGACGTGCATGTTTGGACATGCAGCAACAGCTCAAACTTGCAGATCAAACCACAGAGACGTTAGGCCACGCCTGATACTTAATAATGTTTGAATGAACAAGTCCCGTATGTCAACAGAACCTCCTCATTCTTAAATTTCACTATCAGCTTTTCAACTACAGCATTTCATCTGATATGTTTTCAGTCCGTTGGATACCTGTTTTACCTGACAACATGTCTCATGTTGTCAGCA from Betta splendens chromosome 16, fBetSpl5.4, whole genome shotgun sequence carries:
- the LOC114842435 gene encoding H-2 class II histocompatibility antigen, A-B alpha chain-like isoform X2, producing MSIPSVMTIGSSDMKRSAVIVLMLHACCGFSQISHELVYSMGCFVNGTTDAQFKFDNEEIYFVDFQNEKLIYTVPISIDPDPYPIWANLKLEDSLDNKKFCFFLTNEEAKYEENSPEERDPPEIMLFLSQELELGLENKLICFVNHFYPPSVDVRWTKNGHPVSEGVSLSRYYLNKDQTFHQFSTLTFTPSEGDIYSCTVEHSALETPKTRIWASLSSSCCCWS
- the LOC114842435 gene encoding H-2 class II histocompatibility antigen, A-U alpha chain-like isoform X1, which encodes MSIPSVMTIGSSDMKRSAVIVLMLHACCGFSQISHELVYSMGCFVNGTTDAQFKFDNEEIYFVDFQNEKLIYTVPISIDPDPYPIWANLKLEDSLDNKKFCFFLTNEEAKYEENSPEERDPPEIMLFLSQELELGLENKLICFVNHFYPPSVDVRWTKNGHPVSEGVSLSRYYLNKDQTFHQFSTLTFTPSEGDIYSCTVEHSALETPKTRIWEPDVSDNDTSPGPDIYCGVGLCLTLLMVAAAVFLIVKAQNE
- the LOC129602896 gene encoding H-2 class II histocompatibility antigen, A-U alpha chain-like, which gives rise to MKHTLRYSAVINLLINTFAQIPHEIDYFVGCFVNGTTEVHFEFDAEEMLYVDFSTNELIYTIPTFINPDPSQIVSGMSTFRDALINEDVCLSKTKKAAIKLENQQEKQASPEITIYPSEEVQTEVENNLICFVNNFYPPSINISWTKNGHPVSEGVSLSRYYPQKDQTFYQFSFLTFTPSEGDIYSCTVEHSALETPKTKIWEPDVAVNDQSPGPKVVCGVGMVVFFLGFGAGVFFFVKAQRCQWQLWCIVV